In the Ipomoea triloba cultivar NCNSP0323 chromosome 6, ASM357664v1 genome, one interval contains:
- the LOC116022992 gene encoding plant intracellular Ras-group-related LRR protein 9-like, which produces MDPDPSNFPILSYVMSKLPSFGSLSVTTASADDMERPTARTRQPQNPHFEITDRMPHLTDPNVVVAMRLAIVDVAQTRSLLKALGDRPDHEMVDTAKAKLAEIDAFLSKQLDDEGKRKEAEKEREMYKAVIELDEMHQAYEVLLKEAERRLGRIYDVAVAGGDVAAALEGREDHMNSGGVKEEEVVNEEIVAILQETLEKGVERVDLSGRQLNLLPEAFGRICSLLVLNLSNNDLKAIPDSISGLKNLLELCLSSNVLESLPNSIGLLFNLKILDMSSNKLTTLPDSICHCRSLVELNVSFNKLSYLPTNMGCELVNLRRLSVPFNKLRSLPTSIGEMKSLSILDVHFNELHGLPLSIGKLTNLEILNLSSNFNGFTHLPDTIGDLINLKELDLSNNQIYELPVTFGRLDNLIEFKMDQNPVVVPPKKVVDEGVEAVKAFMVKKRLGMINMAEERRSMLEQKDRSASWLSDVVSSVSGYLAGAEKPEQDDYLNQQL; this is translated from the exons ATGGATCCAGACCCTAGCAACTTTCCGATTCTTTCCTATGTGATGTCCAAACTTCCCAGCTTTGGATCCTTAAGCGTCACCACCGCCTCTGCCGACGACATGGAACGACCAACGGCACGGACCCGGCAGCCGCAGAATCCTCATTTTGAGATCACTGACCGCATGCCTCATCTCACAGATCCCAACGTCGTAGTTGCCATGCGGCTGGCCATAGTGGACGTGGCGCAGACCCGATCTCTGCTCAAAGCTCTGGGCGACCGTCCTGATCACGAGATGGTGGATACTGCTAAGGCCAAACTGGCGGAAATTGACGCTTTTCTATCCAAGCAATTGGATGACGAAGGGAAGAGGAAAGAGGCGGAGAAGGAAAGGGAGATGTATAAAGCGGTGATTGAGTTGGACGAGATGCATCAGGCGTATGAGGTATTGTTGAAAGAGGCAGAGCGAAGGCTGGGGAGGATTTACGATGTGGCTGTGGCTGGCGGTGATGTGGCAGCAGCTCTTGAGGGAAGGGAGGATCATATGAATAGTGGGGGGGTGAAAGAGGAGGAGGTGGTGAATGAGGAAATAGTAGCAATTTTGCAAGAAACGTTGGAGAAAGGGGTTGAAAGAGTTGATTTGTCTGGCAGGCAATTGAACTTGCTGCCTGAAGCATTCGGGAGAATTTGCTCCTTGCTTGTGCTTAATTTGTCCAACAACGACCTTAAG GCAATTCCTGATTCGATTTCAGGTTTGAAGAACCTTCTGGAACTTTGTCTTTCTTCTAATGTTTTGGAGTCGCTTCCAAACTCTATAGGACTTctgtttaatttgaaaatactaGATATGTCTAGTAACAAGCTTACGACACTGCCTGATAGCATCTGTCACTGCAG ATCACTGGTAGAGTTGAATGTAAGCTTCAACAAACTCTCATACTTGCCAACGAATATGGGGTGTGAACTGGTGAACCTTAGAAGACTTTCTGTTCCATTTAACAAGCTCCGGTCGCTTCCCACTTCTATTGGTGAGATGAAGTCCTTGTCCATTTTAGATGTGCATTTTAATGAGCTCCATGGACTTCCACTTTCCATTGGGAAATTGACAAATCTTGAGATCCTCAACCTAAGCAGTAATTTCAATGGCTTCACCCACCTACCGGACACTATTGGCGACTTGATCAATCTCAAAGAACTTGATCTCAGCAACAACCAAATCTATGAACTGCCTGTTACATTTGGCCGGCTCGACAATCTTATAGAGTTTAAGATGGACCAAAATCCTGTTGTGGTGCCTCCGAAGAAGGTTGTAGATGAAGGAGTTGAAGCTGTGAAGGCTTTTATGGTAAAGAAACGACTTGGCATGATTAATATGGCAGAAGAGCGACGAAGCATGCTTGAACAAAAAGATCGTAGTGCTTCCTGGTTGAGTGATGTTGTTTCAAGTGTTTCAGGATATTTGGCAGGCGCTGAAAAACCCGAACAAGACGACTATCTCAACCAGCAgttatga